A genomic region of Fundulus heteroclitus isolate FHET01 chromosome 24, MU-UCD_Fhet_4.1, whole genome shotgun sequence contains the following coding sequences:
- the zswim2 gene encoding E3 ubiquitin-protein ligase ZSWIM2 isoform X2 — MLCLLVSLLDKYPFSGRMSRKPAWRNTASDAVSSHQDHALSSTMLLLRSYGPTAFLLQEDGGTQNFKVCLGEPHTCTCPTFTRERQPCQHICWLLLRKFRLPRDHEYAFQLGLSARQLLEVLQGSHQAKAHRTALDGPAAAAGTPSHNVPGQEVGSVCRKAIQAQDVCPICQEGLLQKKQPVSYCRFGCGNSVHISCMKVWADHQRLSDSQEMLKCPLCREDFSSLKLLQEQVKNAAKLFTAAERESPDRHLGVLCYSCRVCPVTGTCFRCTICSSFYLCENCVKKGCHSQHPLASRTTRKEKWILLAASSPGDPRPQDESTVAEPFADSDLERVPAVKVRSGSQLLNEGLQCRICLQRFGLGQQVRTLPCHHKFHTDCVDQILLSSNSCPLDGYVLFSQQATDRNTSPKVICTKQRENELQGLFVPGVALHAQRTKPSPTCGALNSEVPINASFCSRLRQDPCTSPTKKTRDNMAARKTKVHLKDGDNVTVRDRKSAGPELRMTGVSIKADKERHS; from the exons ATGCTTTGCCTCTTAGTTTCTTTGCTTGACAAATATCCATTCAGTGGCAGGATGTCCAGAAAACCTGCCTGGAGGAACACGGCGAGCGATGCAGTGAGCTCCCATCAGGACCACGCCCTCAGCTCCACCATGTTACTGCTCAGGTCCTATGGCCCGACTGCGTTTCTGCTCCAGGAGGACGGTGGGACGCAGAACTTCAAG GTGTGCTTGGGTGAGCCGCATACGTGCACCTGCCCCACGTTCACGAGGGAGCGGCAGCCCTGCCAACACATCTGCTG GCTTTTACTTCGGAAATTCAGGCTACCCAGAGACCATGAat ATGCGTTTCAGCTGGGGTTATCAGCGCGACAGCTGCTGGAAGTGCTTCAGGGCTCACACCAAGCTAAAGCCCACCGGACGGCGCTCGACGGCCCTGCTGCCGCTGCCGGGACCCCGAGCCACAACGTTCCAGGCCAGGAGGTTGGCAGCGTCTGCCGGAAAGCGATCCAGGCCCAGGATGTGTGTCCGATCTGTCAGGAGGGGCTGCTGCAGAAAAAACAGCCCGTGTCTTACTGCAG GTTCGGCTGCGGTAACAGCGTCCACATCTCCTGCATGAAGGTGTGGGCCGACCACCAGAGGCTGTCAGACAGTCAGGAGATGCTAAAGTGTCCCCTGTGCAGGGAGGACTTCAGTTCCCTGAAGCTGCTCCAGGAGCAGGTGAAGAACGCGGCCAAGCTCTTCACcgctgctgagagagagagcccAGACAGACATCTGGGAGTGCTCTGCTACAGCTGCCGAGTCTGCCCTGTCACTGGGACCTGTTTCCG ATGCACCATCTGCAGTTCTTTCTATCTCTGTGAGAACTGCGTAAAGAAAGGCTGCCACTCACAGCATCCACTTGCTTCACGAACT ACAAGAAAGGAAAAGTGGATTCTTTTGGCTGCAAGCTCCCCTGGAGATCCGAGACCACAAGATGAAAG CACTGTTGCAGAGCCTTTTGCAGACAGCGACTTGGAGCGTGTGCCAGCAGTCAAAGTGAGGTCAGGCTCTCAGCTGCTGAATGAGGGGCTGCAGTGTCGGATCTGCCTGCAGAGATTTGGTCTGGGTCAACAGGTCCGAACTCTGCCCTGTCATCACAAG TTTCACACGGACTGTGTGGACCAGATCCTGCTGAGCTCAAACTCCTGTCCCTTGGATGGGTATGTCCTCTTCAGTCAGCAAGCAACTGACAGGAACACCTCTCCTAAGGTCATCTGTACCAAGCAGCGGGAAAATGAATTACAGGGCCTGTTTGTCCCTGGTGTAGCATTACACGCTCAAAGAACTAAACCTTCTCCTACATGTGGAGCTCTTAACTCAGAGGTCCCAATAAACGCCTCGTTTTGTAGTCGTCTGAGACAGGATCCCTGCACAAGTCCCACCAAAAAGACCAGAGACAACATGGCTGCAAGGAAAACTAAAGTGCATCTGAAAGACGGGGACAATGTAACCGTTAGAGACAGAAAATCAGCCGGTCCAGAGCTGCGAATGACTGGAGTTTCAATAAAGGCCGACAAGGAACGGCATTCCTAA
- the zswim2 gene encoding E3 ubiquitin-protein ligase ZSWIM2 isoform X4, protein MICILEKKIEKNRIQWNAFQLGLSARQLLEVLQGSHQAKAHRTALDGPAAAAGTPSHNVPGQEVGSVCRKAIQAQDVCPICQEGLLQKKQPVSYCRFGCGNSVHISCMKVWADHQRLSDSQEMLKCPLCREDFSSLKLLQEQVKNAAKLFTAAERESPDRHLGVLCYSCRVCPVTGTCFRCTICSSFYLCENCVKKGCHSQHPLASRTTRKEKWILLAASSPGDPRPQDESTVAEPFADSDLERVPAVKVRSGSQLLNEGLQCRICLQRFGLGQQVRTLPCHHKFHTDCVDQILLSSNSCPLDGYVLFSQQATDRNTSPKVICTKQRENELQGLFVPGVALHAQRTKPSPTCGALNSEVPINASFCSRLRQDPCTSPTKKTRDNMAARKTKVHLKDGDNVTVRDRKSAGPELRMTGVSIKADKERHS, encoded by the exons at GATCTGCATactggaaaagaaaatagaaaagaataGAATACAGTGGA ATGCGTTTCAGCTGGGGTTATCAGCGCGACAGCTGCTGGAAGTGCTTCAGGGCTCACACCAAGCTAAAGCCCACCGGACGGCGCTCGACGGCCCTGCTGCCGCTGCCGGGACCCCGAGCCACAACGTTCCAGGCCAGGAGGTTGGCAGCGTCTGCCGGAAAGCGATCCAGGCCCAGGATGTGTGTCCGATCTGTCAGGAGGGGCTGCTGCAGAAAAAACAGCCCGTGTCTTACTGCAG GTTCGGCTGCGGTAACAGCGTCCACATCTCCTGCATGAAGGTGTGGGCCGACCACCAGAGGCTGTCAGACAGTCAGGAGATGCTAAAGTGTCCCCTGTGCAGGGAGGACTTCAGTTCCCTGAAGCTGCTCCAGGAGCAGGTGAAGAACGCGGCCAAGCTCTTCACcgctgctgagagagagagcccAGACAGACATCTGGGAGTGCTCTGCTACAGCTGCCGAGTCTGCCCTGTCACTGGGACCTGTTTCCG ATGCACCATCTGCAGTTCTTTCTATCTCTGTGAGAACTGCGTAAAGAAAGGCTGCCACTCACAGCATCCACTTGCTTCACGAACT ACAAGAAAGGAAAAGTGGATTCTTTTGGCTGCAAGCTCCCCTGGAGATCCGAGACCACAAGATGAAAG CACTGTTGCAGAGCCTTTTGCAGACAGCGACTTGGAGCGTGTGCCAGCAGTCAAAGTGAGGTCAGGCTCTCAGCTGCTGAATGAGGGGCTGCAGTGTCGGATCTGCCTGCAGAGATTTGGTCTGGGTCAACAGGTCCGAACTCTGCCCTGTCATCACAAG TTTCACACGGACTGTGTGGACCAGATCCTGCTGAGCTCAAACTCCTGTCCCTTGGATGGGTATGTCCTCTTCAGTCAGCAAGCAACTGACAGGAACACCTCTCCTAAGGTCATCTGTACCAAGCAGCGGGAAAATGAATTACAGGGCCTGTTTGTCCCTGGTGTAGCATTACACGCTCAAAGAACTAAACCTTCTCCTACATGTGGAGCTCTTAACTCAGAGGTCCCAATAAACGCCTCGTTTTGTAGTCGTCTGAGACAGGATCCCTGCACAAGTCCCACCAAAAAGACCAGAGACAACATGGCTGCAAGGAAAACTAAAGTGCATCTGAAAGACGGGGACAATGTAACCGTTAGAGACAGAAAATCAGCCGGTCCAGAGCTGCGAATGACTGGAGTTTCAATAAAGGCCGACAAGGAACGGCATTCCTAA
- the zswim2 gene encoding E3 ubiquitin-protein ligase ZSWIM2 isoform X5, with protein MLLLRKFRLPRDHEYAFQLGLSARQLLEVLQGSHQAKAHRTALDGPAAAAGTPSHNVPGQEVGSVCRKAIQAQDVCPICQEGLLQKKQPVSYCRFGCGNSVHISCMKVWADHQRLSDSQEMLKCPLCREDFSSLKLLQEQVKNAAKLFTAAERESPDRHLGVLCYSCRVCPVTGTCFRCTICSSFYLCENCVKKGCHSQHPLASRTTRKEKWILLAASSPGDPRPQDESTVAEPFADSDLERVPAVKVRSGSQLLNEGLQCRICLQRFGLGQQVRTLPCHHKFHTDCVDQILLSSNSCPLDGYVLFSQQATDRNTSPKVICTKQRENELQGLFVPGVALHAQRTKPSPTCGALNSEVPINASFCSRLRQDPCTSPTKKTRDNMAARKTKVHLKDGDNVTVRDRKSAGPELRMTGVSIKADKERHS; from the exons AT GCTTTTACTTCGGAAATTCAGGCTACCCAGAGACCATGAat ATGCGTTTCAGCTGGGGTTATCAGCGCGACAGCTGCTGGAAGTGCTTCAGGGCTCACACCAAGCTAAAGCCCACCGGACGGCGCTCGACGGCCCTGCTGCCGCTGCCGGGACCCCGAGCCACAACGTTCCAGGCCAGGAGGTTGGCAGCGTCTGCCGGAAAGCGATCCAGGCCCAGGATGTGTGTCCGATCTGTCAGGAGGGGCTGCTGCAGAAAAAACAGCCCGTGTCTTACTGCAG GTTCGGCTGCGGTAACAGCGTCCACATCTCCTGCATGAAGGTGTGGGCCGACCACCAGAGGCTGTCAGACAGTCAGGAGATGCTAAAGTGTCCCCTGTGCAGGGAGGACTTCAGTTCCCTGAAGCTGCTCCAGGAGCAGGTGAAGAACGCGGCCAAGCTCTTCACcgctgctgagagagagagcccAGACAGACATCTGGGAGTGCTCTGCTACAGCTGCCGAGTCTGCCCTGTCACTGGGACCTGTTTCCG ATGCACCATCTGCAGTTCTTTCTATCTCTGTGAGAACTGCGTAAAGAAAGGCTGCCACTCACAGCATCCACTTGCTTCACGAACT ACAAGAAAGGAAAAGTGGATTCTTTTGGCTGCAAGCTCCCCTGGAGATCCGAGACCACAAGATGAAAG CACTGTTGCAGAGCCTTTTGCAGACAGCGACTTGGAGCGTGTGCCAGCAGTCAAAGTGAGGTCAGGCTCTCAGCTGCTGAATGAGGGGCTGCAGTGTCGGATCTGCCTGCAGAGATTTGGTCTGGGTCAACAGGTCCGAACTCTGCCCTGTCATCACAAG TTTCACACGGACTGTGTGGACCAGATCCTGCTGAGCTCAAACTCCTGTCCCTTGGATGGGTATGTCCTCTTCAGTCAGCAAGCAACTGACAGGAACACCTCTCCTAAGGTCATCTGTACCAAGCAGCGGGAAAATGAATTACAGGGCCTGTTTGTCCCTGGTGTAGCATTACACGCTCAAAGAACTAAACCTTCTCCTACATGTGGAGCTCTTAACTCAGAGGTCCCAATAAACGCCTCGTTTTGTAGTCGTCTGAGACAGGATCCCTGCACAAGTCCCACCAAAAAGACCAGAGACAACATGGCTGCAAGGAAAACTAAAGTGCATCTGAAAGACGGGGACAATGTAACCGTTAGAGACAGAAAATCAGCCGGTCCAGAGCTGCGAATGACTGGAGTTTCAATAAAGGCCGACAAGGAACGGCATTCCTAA
- the zswim2 gene encoding E3 ubiquitin-protein ligase ZSWIM2 isoform X3 has product MSRKPAWRNTASDAVSSHQDHALSSTMLLLRSYGPTAFLLQEDGGTQNFKVCLGEPHTCTCPTFTRERQPCQHICWYQQHTGRGRLLLRKFRLPRDHEYAFQLGLSARQLLEVLQGSHQAKAHRTALDGPAAAAGTPSHNVPGQEVGSVCRKAIQAQDVCPICQEGLLQKKQPVSYCRFGCGNSVHISCMKVWADHQRLSDSQEMLKCPLCREDFSSLKLLQEQVKNAAKLFTAAERESPDRHLGVLCYSCRVCPVTGTCFRCTICSSFYLCENCVKKGCHSQHPLASRTTRKEKWILLAASSPGDPRPQDESTVAEPFADSDLERVPAVKVRSGSQLLNEGLQCRICLQRFGLGQQVRTLPCHHKFHTDCVDQILLSSNSCPLDGYVLFSQQATDRNTSPKVICTKQRENELQGLFVPGVALHAQRTKPSPTCGALNSEVPINASFCSRLRQDPCTSPTKKTRDNMAARKTKVHLKDGDNVTVRDRKSAGPELRMTGVSIKADKERHS; this is encoded by the exons ATGTCCAGAAAACCTGCCTGGAGGAACACGGCGAGCGATGCAGTGAGCTCCCATCAGGACCACGCCCTCAGCTCCACCATGTTACTGCTCAGGTCCTATGGCCCGACTGCGTTTCTGCTCCAGGAGGACGGTGGGACGCAGAACTTCAAG GTGTGCTTGGGTGAGCCGCATACGTGCACCTGCCCCACGTTCACGAGGGAGCGGCAGCCCTGCCAACACATCTGCTGGTATCAGCAACACACAGGGAGAGGGAG GCTTTTACTTCGGAAATTCAGGCTACCCAGAGACCATGAat ATGCGTTTCAGCTGGGGTTATCAGCGCGACAGCTGCTGGAAGTGCTTCAGGGCTCACACCAAGCTAAAGCCCACCGGACGGCGCTCGACGGCCCTGCTGCCGCTGCCGGGACCCCGAGCCACAACGTTCCAGGCCAGGAGGTTGGCAGCGTCTGCCGGAAAGCGATCCAGGCCCAGGATGTGTGTCCGATCTGTCAGGAGGGGCTGCTGCAGAAAAAACAGCCCGTGTCTTACTGCAG GTTCGGCTGCGGTAACAGCGTCCACATCTCCTGCATGAAGGTGTGGGCCGACCACCAGAGGCTGTCAGACAGTCAGGAGATGCTAAAGTGTCCCCTGTGCAGGGAGGACTTCAGTTCCCTGAAGCTGCTCCAGGAGCAGGTGAAGAACGCGGCCAAGCTCTTCACcgctgctgagagagagagcccAGACAGACATCTGGGAGTGCTCTGCTACAGCTGCCGAGTCTGCCCTGTCACTGGGACCTGTTTCCG ATGCACCATCTGCAGTTCTTTCTATCTCTGTGAGAACTGCGTAAAGAAAGGCTGCCACTCACAGCATCCACTTGCTTCACGAACT ACAAGAAAGGAAAAGTGGATTCTTTTGGCTGCAAGCTCCCCTGGAGATCCGAGACCACAAGATGAAAG CACTGTTGCAGAGCCTTTTGCAGACAGCGACTTGGAGCGTGTGCCAGCAGTCAAAGTGAGGTCAGGCTCTCAGCTGCTGAATGAGGGGCTGCAGTGTCGGATCTGCCTGCAGAGATTTGGTCTGGGTCAACAGGTCCGAACTCTGCCCTGTCATCACAAG TTTCACACGGACTGTGTGGACCAGATCCTGCTGAGCTCAAACTCCTGTCCCTTGGATGGGTATGTCCTCTTCAGTCAGCAAGCAACTGACAGGAACACCTCTCCTAAGGTCATCTGTACCAAGCAGCGGGAAAATGAATTACAGGGCCTGTTTGTCCCTGGTGTAGCATTACACGCTCAAAGAACTAAACCTTCTCCTACATGTGGAGCTCTTAACTCAGAGGTCCCAATAAACGCCTCGTTTTGTAGTCGTCTGAGACAGGATCCCTGCACAAGTCCCACCAAAAAGACCAGAGACAACATGGCTGCAAGGAAAACTAAAGTGCATCTGAAAGACGGGGACAATGTAACCGTTAGAGACAGAAAATCAGCCGGTCCAGAGCTGCGAATGACTGGAGTTTCAATAAAGGCCGACAAGGAACGGCATTCCTAA
- the LOC105931042 gene encoding calcitonin gene-related peptide type 1 receptor encodes MDLSSIVSLLALLSVNKLLVDATSKNDDDNEPRTHLMDPQWIQNRIAMAQYQCFQRIVRESHRKMNATGPVCNTTWDGWLCWAETEPGEKEQSCPDYYNDFDPRAMAVKVCTVNGEWGQHPDSNRTWTDFTSCKSNWMSSTMSHFYLIMIGQGLSLISLLISLGIFFYFKTLSCERITLHKNLFLSFVLNSVITVLLMSVNKEKSSQESCKLLAFIHMYIMSCNYFWMLCEGIYLHTLIVVAVFAEKQHLMWYYLLGWGFPLVPAGIYSIAHTCYYNDKCWNNSNSVFLYIVHAPIFAALAVNFIFLLNIIRVIITKLRVTHQAESSLYMRAVRATLILIPLLGIQFILFGYKPSDPRFVEIYLYIMNILTHCQGLLVSTIFCFFNGEVQTVLRRQWNLLRMQSAGTFANPEFFRSAYYVASSLTEVHRCYSIESHTEHMNGKSYSDIFRSESPYV; translated from the exons ATGGATCTGAGCAGCATCGTGTCTCTGCTGGCACTCTTGTCCGTCAACAAG CTGTTGGTGGATGCAACATCCAAGAACGATGACGACAACGAGCCCCGGACTCACCTGATGGATCCCCAGTGGATCCAGAATCGGATCGCCATGGCCCAGTACCAGTGTTTCCAGAGGATTGTAAGAGAATCTCATCGCAAAATGAACGCCACTG GACCAGTGTGCAACACAACATGGGACGGATGGCTGTGCTGGGCGGAGACGGAACCTGGCGAGAAAGAGCAGAGCTGCCCAGACTACTACAACGACTTTGACCCGCGAG CGATGGCAGTAAAAGTCTGCACAGTGAACGGCGAGTGGGGGCAACACCCAGATAGCAACAGAACGTGGACAGACTTCACCAGCTGCAAATCCAACTGGATg TCTTCAACAATGTCCCACTTCTACTTGATCATGATTGGTCAGGGACTGTCACTCATATCGCTCCTCATTTCATTAGGAATATTCTTCTATTTTAA aACTTTGAGCTGCGAGAGGATAACGCTTCACAAAAACCTCTTCCTTTCATTCGTCCTAAACTCAGTGATTACTGTGTTATTGATGAGTGTAAACAAGGAGAAAAGTAGTCAG GAGAGCTGTAAGCTTCTGGCATtcatccatatgtatataatgAGTTGTAACTACTTCTGGATGCTTTGTGAGGGCATCTACCTGCATACTCTGATTGTGGTGGCTGTGTTCGCAGAGAAACAACACCTTATGTGGTATTATCTTCTAGGATGGG GTTTCCCCCTTGTGCCAGCTGGTATATATTCAATAGCGCATACCTGCTATTATAATGACAA GTGCTGGAACAACTCAAACTCTGTCTTCCTGTACATTGTCCATGCCCCCATCTTCGCTGCTTTGGCG GTGAATTTCATCTTCCTTCTGAACATTATTCGAGTTATCATCACCAAACTGCGAGTGACGCATCAGGCTGAATCCAGCCTCTACATGAGAGCCGTAAGGGCTACCCTCATCCTCATCCCCCTGCTGGGCATCCAGTTCATCCTGTTTGGGTATAAGCCTAGCGATCCCCGGTTTGTTGAGATCTATTTATACATCATGAACATCCTCACACATTGCCAG ggtCTTTTGGTTTCCACAATATTCTGCTTCTTCAATGGGGAG GTTCAGACCGTTCTCAGGAGACAGTGGAATCTATTGCGGATGCAGTCTGCCGGCACTTTTGCCAACCCCGAGTTCTTCCGTTCAGCCTATTACGTAGCATCATCTCTCACCGAAGTCCATCGTTGCTACAGTATCGAAAGCCACACTGAGCACATGAATGGCAAGAGCTACTCGGACATATTCAGATCGGAAAGTCCATATGTGTAA
- the zswim2 gene encoding E3 ubiquitin-protein ligase ZSWIM2 isoform X1, translated as MLCLLVSLLDKYPFSGRMSRKPAWRNTASDAVSSHQDHALSSTMLLLRSYGPTAFLLQEDGGTQNFKVCLGEPHTCTCPTFTRERQPCQHICWYQQHTGRGRLLLRKFRLPRDHEYAFQLGLSARQLLEVLQGSHQAKAHRTALDGPAAAAGTPSHNVPGQEVGSVCRKAIQAQDVCPICQEGLLQKKQPVSYCRFGCGNSVHISCMKVWADHQRLSDSQEMLKCPLCREDFSSLKLLQEQVKNAAKLFTAAERESPDRHLGVLCYSCRVCPVTGTCFRCTICSSFYLCENCVKKGCHSQHPLASRTTRKEKWILLAASSPGDPRPQDESTVAEPFADSDLERVPAVKVRSGSQLLNEGLQCRICLQRFGLGQQVRTLPCHHKFHTDCVDQILLSSNSCPLDGYVLFSQQATDRNTSPKVICTKQRENELQGLFVPGVALHAQRTKPSPTCGALNSEVPINASFCSRLRQDPCTSPTKKTRDNMAARKTKVHLKDGDNVTVRDRKSAGPELRMTGVSIKADKERHS; from the exons ATGCTTTGCCTCTTAGTTTCTTTGCTTGACAAATATCCATTCAGTGGCAGGATGTCCAGAAAACCTGCCTGGAGGAACACGGCGAGCGATGCAGTGAGCTCCCATCAGGACCACGCCCTCAGCTCCACCATGTTACTGCTCAGGTCCTATGGCCCGACTGCGTTTCTGCTCCAGGAGGACGGTGGGACGCAGAACTTCAAG GTGTGCTTGGGTGAGCCGCATACGTGCACCTGCCCCACGTTCACGAGGGAGCGGCAGCCCTGCCAACACATCTGCTGGTATCAGCAACACACAGGGAGAGGGAG GCTTTTACTTCGGAAATTCAGGCTACCCAGAGACCATGAat ATGCGTTTCAGCTGGGGTTATCAGCGCGACAGCTGCTGGAAGTGCTTCAGGGCTCACACCAAGCTAAAGCCCACCGGACGGCGCTCGACGGCCCTGCTGCCGCTGCCGGGACCCCGAGCCACAACGTTCCAGGCCAGGAGGTTGGCAGCGTCTGCCGGAAAGCGATCCAGGCCCAGGATGTGTGTCCGATCTGTCAGGAGGGGCTGCTGCAGAAAAAACAGCCCGTGTCTTACTGCAG GTTCGGCTGCGGTAACAGCGTCCACATCTCCTGCATGAAGGTGTGGGCCGACCACCAGAGGCTGTCAGACAGTCAGGAGATGCTAAAGTGTCCCCTGTGCAGGGAGGACTTCAGTTCCCTGAAGCTGCTCCAGGAGCAGGTGAAGAACGCGGCCAAGCTCTTCACcgctgctgagagagagagcccAGACAGACATCTGGGAGTGCTCTGCTACAGCTGCCGAGTCTGCCCTGTCACTGGGACCTGTTTCCG ATGCACCATCTGCAGTTCTTTCTATCTCTGTGAGAACTGCGTAAAGAAAGGCTGCCACTCACAGCATCCACTTGCTTCACGAACT ACAAGAAAGGAAAAGTGGATTCTTTTGGCTGCAAGCTCCCCTGGAGATCCGAGACCACAAGATGAAAG CACTGTTGCAGAGCCTTTTGCAGACAGCGACTTGGAGCGTGTGCCAGCAGTCAAAGTGAGGTCAGGCTCTCAGCTGCTGAATGAGGGGCTGCAGTGTCGGATCTGCCTGCAGAGATTTGGTCTGGGTCAACAGGTCCGAACTCTGCCCTGTCATCACAAG TTTCACACGGACTGTGTGGACCAGATCCTGCTGAGCTCAAACTCCTGTCCCTTGGATGGGTATGTCCTCTTCAGTCAGCAAGCAACTGACAGGAACACCTCTCCTAAGGTCATCTGTACCAAGCAGCGGGAAAATGAATTACAGGGCCTGTTTGTCCCTGGTGTAGCATTACACGCTCAAAGAACTAAACCTTCTCCTACATGTGGAGCTCTTAACTCAGAGGTCCCAATAAACGCCTCGTTTTGTAGTCGTCTGAGACAGGATCCCTGCACAAGTCCCACCAAAAAGACCAGAGACAACATGGCTGCAAGGAAAACTAAAGTGCATCTGAAAGACGGGGACAATGTAACCGTTAGAGACAGAAAATCAGCCGGTCCAGAGCTGCGAATGACTGGAGTTTCAATAAAGGCCGACAAGGAACGGCATTCCTAA